DNA from Brassica napus cultivar Da-Ae chromosome C4, Da-Ae, whole genome shotgun sequence:
AAAATATTTTGAGTAATCTGAAAATATCTGAATcacaattatatacttaaatatgctaatttttaaaattaatatctaaaaaactaaatatatgaaaggTACTAATTTaactaaaagaaattaaaataacaaaactttcTTAGATTTCGACGTTCATTTATATTAACTCTCTAgattttaatatacttttttgAACCAATAGAATTTAATATACTTTGTCCAACCATTTTACCCAAATTTGATTAcacattttatataatcaaCAAACATGTACATGttattatgaaaatgtttataaGAGGATTGAGGGGATATTAAATTAgagattaaattaatttaattggtCATCTGATAATCTTTTAAATAAAGAGATTgaatatatctttatatataaagaagaccCCTGAATCACTCTCAGGTGTCCACCTAGAATTCCAGCTCATCAATTTGTGCTCTCTTAAAGCGACATCTGTCCACTTTTGCTTATACGTTgcgtttcatttaaaaaaattgaagagaTATGGGTTACAGCTTTTATGTGGGTTTTAGGCTAAAACCCATCCCGATAGTGAGCGTGTAACATCTCTACACGGCGATTCTGATTTTAGGGATTGAGTCGACGAAGTCGGTGCGATGAATCTGTTGGTAGAGATTTTTCTCACGTCATTCAATCTTCTTCCTCATTGACAGATACATCATCTTAAAGCCCTTCATGACTCCATCCaccataatttattatttaatatgaagATGTATACCTGTGACTATAAAAAAGTTCGACATCCTCCTCTCAAAATCAGCTTCTCAATCTGATTAACTTGCAAAGTAAACTTAATCTCTGAGAAATGGCTAAAGTCAAAAGTGCTTCTCATACCTTATTCGTCTCAGCGACCTCGACTCCTCGCCATGGCACCCCCGCAACTTCTCTTGCGACTTCTCCAGTCATCTTTGTTGCCGCTCCGATTGATCTCCGGTGGTCCAACCGTGATTACCTCATTCCTTTGTCGTGTTTAAGATTTCTCAGTGGCGTGAGGGCGTTCATCTTTCTCACCGCTTCGATCTTCTAAGATCACGACCAACAGCCATCTCAGCTCCCAAAATCATCGCTCTCACCTCCAATTGCAGAGGAGCTCAAGCCGTGTTTTTTCCTTCATCAGGCAACAAGCCTCATCCCGTGAAGAGTTTAATATCGGCCTAAATAAATGTGGAAGATCCTAGATCTGATAAACAACTTAAGTTACACTTATTTGCAGTTTGgtcatttctcttttttttcttcttgaattCAGTCTCACCTAACTAAAGGAACACTCCACGTGTATATGCGATTAAACACAtataaacgttttttttttttgggtcaacatTCGTTTGATTGATTATAAAGTAGAAGAGGCAAGTCCAGAAAGTAGATAACAGCCCAAGCTTCCAAAGCCCATCCCAAAATCTAACAATACACgtgaaaaagataaaaacatcAGTCCTTACTCTTAAGATTTAGTCAAACGTATAGTATGCAGAATCCAGCACTTTATAGCGCAAATAAGTCAAATGAATAACAAAACAAGATCTTTTCTaaaaaagaataacaaaacaagatccattaaTCATTATTCATAATGCCAATTCATAATAACtccaataatattaaaaatgagcATTATATTGACTATCTCATATTAAATTGACTTACAAGTCAAAATTTAGAACACAAAACACAATGCTTTAAAAGACACATTCACTAACGTATTAGGCGACTggctaaaattttaaaatcaatgaaCTTTATTTAAGTCAGATTATAAACATATGAATTATATCTTAAGGTCCAAAAAAAGACACACTATAAACCCACaattttttagtaaaatataaatcactAATTGATTATCTATAAGGATCATCCGATTTTATGATTTCGAGTGGTGACCGACTGCACCGCACCGtgaataataacaaaaatctctacatatacctatgtatctatatatttttgttactattaaaaCCACAAAGCATTTGTCTGTAGTTGTTCCGCATGTCACCCTTTGCAGTCTATATACTTCTCTTGCAAATGCCaatataacataaatacaaTGAAAATATATCACTACGGTCGAGCCGGccctaatctttatatataaagaaaagttttttcTCTCCTAGTGCTGCCATTTAGGATTCCAGGTCAGAAAGTCGTTTCTTGACGTTGCGACACGTGTCCGTCTTGCCAAAACGCATCACTTCATTAAACTATTTGTTACGtgggttttttttatttgacttggacctttcttttgtttgattATGCCAGCCCATCGAGGTGTTTTTCAGTTGGAAACACGGCATTGAACGTCTTTACGTATTAGGGTTTATTTTTTCTTCGTCTCCGTCTCAGTCATTCGAGAATGCGATAGAACCAGAGTTCTGAGAGATGTTTCAGCTTCTTATTATCAATCTCTACCAGTTCAAGTCCAAGTCCTGATGCTCCGTTTCTGGGAGGCAGAAACGTACGATGCAGTGGCGAACTCATGGAAGTGGATATTCTTCTACTGGATTTTCTGGTTACTTTTAAATCTCTGCTTCAGTTCATATTGTTTTAAGTATCGGATCCTAATTGTTACGATCTCGTCGTGTTGAATCCTTATTACCAACATTTCCTGTTTAGATCTTTGTCTgacatagattttttttcttgattaagTCTCTGTCCTCCTCCCTTAATAGGTTTCATGAAATTTGGAATACTGGATATATGCGTTTATTAAACAGGAACGAAGATAGAGGTTTGGAGAAAATTCTAGCTCGATCTATAGTTGTTTACACATCgatttgatttataattttatgcaTCTTTTTTGGTTGTTGGTGTTTGCttgatttattagtttttttttctattaggATGCATATAAAGATCGAGACTTAGTGGAAGCACACACTGAGATCTAAGCGTTTAAGTTATCTGAGAGATAGGGAGAAAGAGCTCTTGAAGAGGTTTGCTGTTGTTGATGTAtgtaaaacattttatttttgtccTTCTCATAGTCAAACTAATAATAGCCTTATTCTGCAGGCTGCTGAAGGGGTACCAAAGATCAAGGATGGATACAGTTGATGCTTGACGTCGCTACTTCTTCAATGGAGTCACAAATGAGTGTGATCTTTGCTCAACTATTCACTAACCCCTCTCTTCATCGGTATGTTAAAGTCAAACGTTAATATTAGTATTAGACCAGAGTGTTACTTGACTTTCCTAACCTCAACATCGATGTCTACTTCAGGAGAAACCAGGAACTCATCAAAGAGCTCAATACTAGACCACCATGATCGAAAGATCTCTACTTCCAAGCTAAGTACTCATAGCCATTTTGACTCAAATCAAATCTTGCTTCTTGAAACAGTATTGGTCTAACTGGAGATATCTTCAGTACAATGCTATCCGGTTTCTCATGGCAATATTGGCGTCATGTTTGGTTTAATTTTCTAGAAACTGGAACGAAAATGTAAGCTTGCTTCCATATGTTCCATCTTATTAAACTATCATCTTATTAAACCGTGAGTGATTCATCCCAAAACCACAGCAGAGAAAAGGAGCAGGACCTGAATAACTTCTTTGGAGTCATCAGTCATGTATGCTGATACACTTTTCCTCGGTGCCACTAACGCTGCAACCCGCTATTGCTCAACGGCGTACTGTATCTGCCGTGAAAAATCTGCTGGAATGTCGTACGGTATCTTCACATCTCAAGTAGGAAAAAAAGATTCGATAGTGCAGATGCTGATGTCGGAGACATGAGCCTTATAATGTTGCCGACAAATGGGTTCTCGAACATGACTTCTTACGAGTTGTAGCTGCTGTCCACATAGGATGGATACTACTCTTTGACTTTGTCTTTGCTTATTGTAACAAGTTCCTGAAATTTCAAAAGAAGGTGAAGGAGAAGAACCTTTGTGGCATAGTGTTTTGAAGGTGTTGGATTCATGTAATTTTCCTGTTATTATATGTTCTGTTTCTATTTAATTagtaacaacaacaataataacaGTTTACGTTAACgatatgatttttttctaaaccACTTAAACGTAGTATGTACTAATGTTATCTATATGAAAAgttataccttttttttttcagaacaaTTTATGCTTTCTCAGACAACATGAGCACGACACATTAATTTAGgtttaacatatttattaatctatcttatttttataccaaatcttttaaaaaacgttaaataattcataaataatttttataattgattCGTTAATTTACTGACATCATTATATTAgcaaatatcatttttttctaaatttataaaaaatgcataaatgtatcgaattattttatattatcgtGACatcatatttacattttaaaaattaaatttataaagaccattaaaaatctaaataagaaattaaaaatattataataaacaaaaaaatataccacatccaaaattaaaaataagtgGAGTTCAACtacatgaaaaaaataatttatatctatCTTTATCGTTTTTATTGTTACTTGCGTATCTTTGGTTCCATAAAATATAaccttattttaaatataaaaaattaactacattgaacaaaaaataaaacattaaaattaatattattcatttacaaaaaaactataaaatattaaattaaaactgtataaattaagaaactaatagaaaaataaaaccaaaatgttTACATAATAGTAAACACATATAACTTAGCTTCAAAAATCGTAAATTACTTAAGCAtcaaaatgtattttctttacAACTAGACAATGACCTTAAACGAattgaaatatttgaaatagaatattataaatatacatttaagtgttaatttataatatagacAATTGACTtacattttcaatattttactCAGGTCTTCAATATAATATTCAGCCTAGCATAAAACGTAACAATACGCAATCATCTTATGCTCAATCCTTTCATACAAATGATAATCATGAGAACCACAAATCTATTCTTGAGAGcctaaaatataaattcacAATTAACCAACCAGTTATGgattcataattataaaaaaaaaacaaacaacaagAACACCACCTACACCTCATCCACCCAATATAATATGTTATACGCCGCAACCTATTAATATAGATACaaacatcaaaatcaaatataattaattttaaaattaatttaatataacatattataattttagcAATCACTTGAACTATCTGTTGCAAAAATGTAACATTAGTCTGGTAAAACAATTATTGGAGCTTCATTCTACCTTTAGAAACTtatttgcatatatataaattggcTTAGAGCATAAttttaatctttttctttttccatgtttatagattttgttactTCTTAAAGTGACGATTTGATCATGTCCCCTCTCAAATTCATTTTTCTGGATCAAATTAACAATTATTCGTATtaaatgcataatttttttcttgaaaagaaCATTCTTGCATTCATGGTACTAATAATGTAACCCcaataaatgaaagaaaaaaacatcatttttcTTGTAATCGTCACAACTGACTCCATAATTAACAACATCAAACAAACAGTAACAAAAAACATACATAATATGTTCACGGAAGAGTTCAAAATTGACAATCATTCATAACAGAACAAAACAtcctaataaataaaatatttagaaaacatgccaaaagaaaataaatccaCCCACTTAACAGAATCACCTTATAAACAGTAGTGATGGACTAATTACATGATGTGTCAAAGAAacgggaaaaaaaaattcactgaTGAGAGAATAGTCACCTTGGTTTGGTCTTGGTGAGACACCTGAACAAACGCTGGAGCTGTTCTCAGAAACAAGtctcaaaaacaaatatttatggATAGAGAAAtagtcaaataaaataaatctaccATATATAATCCCTCATCCAATGAAACCATCCACCTAATCCATATCTTATGACATAAACCATTATCACCCATATCAATTCCATTCGCAATCTAATCACacatataacaaaatataacaaaaataaatacaaaccaTAATAGATGGAAATTCACATGACCCATAGTGATATATACTACTTATCTAAAAGACCTACAATTAATGATCTagattttttgaatatatatttgttaatatcacgtatatgtttttattaaactgctttgttaatatattaaatatacttATAAATAAATGCAATGGCAAATCTCGTAATATCTAATGAAAACTAAAGGCAGAATACCATAAGGGATTTttctttaatagtatagactagattttgacatgcgctttaaaagcgcggtatttatttcagtttaaaattttaaaaatatttttaatgataagATTATGTGTTTCTATATAAGATGATTTAATCTATTTACAATtgtgttttaaatataataaatttttattgtataCTAAttcttttgtaatttatttattcttatgGTTAAATGGTATGATTAGTGTAACCTCAACAGTTGCGTGCGTTTGTGAATGCAGATGGTTGcgtttttaaacattttaagaGAGTTTcacgactggtactgcggttagaaattattgcgtttgcgggatacttatgactggttaccTACCAAACGCAGCAgttgttaaataataaattaacaatatttatattttatataactataaatgcattaaaaatcataatattataataaatataaaaattatatttataaaattatactattaattttttaaactataaaaaatatttttgttttaaagttttagtatttctattattttaatttatttttgtattgaatttttttttaaataccctACCGCAACCGTCCGcgaccgcaaacgctagctggaaacagcttttgattttaagaggtttaGAGCGGTTTTAAGCTATTTAACGTCAACAACCACTACCAACTGCAAAAACTACGTTTGCGGATGATAGCGGAAAAACCATGCCCTTAGTGTATGTAATGTATTataattttgggttttaattgAGTTGTTAGTTTGCTAACAAAATCACGTCACAAACCCAGCccataaaaaaaatgttgtctaCGTACAATATCATCTTGAAAAACTGTTATACTTCCAGAATAAttcattgattaaaaaaaagtttatctgaaaaaaacaaaccaaaaaattgCAAACTGATTTACCTTGATCTCTTCAGGTGATATTCTCTCActttttcttttagattataTAGATAGTAGTTACATCTCTAAAATCGATATAGTtccttaaaaaatgtttaagaaaGCTTTGCATGTCGAATCTGAAGTCTTATGTGTTAAGAACGATGAGTTTGAGATGGTTGCTGACTTCTCCTTTTCCAATCTCTTCAACGAAGTCATAAGTACTTTcgaatgaaaacaaaaagataaatctAATCCCAAGTCTTTTGTTTTGATCCATAGTAATGCTTTAAATCTGATTTTCAAAAAACTAACCGGTTAGATCTAACATTTTTTCTGATTTGTTCTGCATGTGAGTCCCGATTAATTGTATGTTTAATCTGATAAGATTGGAATGATTTCGAAGTGTCCAAAGAAGATCTAAAGCAATCAAAATCTGATCTCTGGAAAACAACCAGCCAAATAATATTGGTAAAGAATCGTAAAACACACATTTGACAATTTCTATATActgttaaatttattgtttacaGCTTGAGACATTCATTATaacaaaaatacttttattgcaataaaactaaaaatggttaatatattattcttaccatcttttgtttgtttcaggACTAATATAGTTTCAAAGAATAATTTACATGATACAAATACAACGGTTATGGATTTCATTCTTCTGTGAAGAACAACATGACTTTACTATAAAGGATAAGTTATTTCCAGAAACTTTGTCTTCCTTTACATGTTGTGAATCATACTCGAACTATTATACGAAGTACACCAGACCAGAGAGAATGTAAGTTTTTATACTTTGACTTGAtcgttttaataaaatatttgtttgcaGCATTTGGAAGATATGAAGATTATTCAAATATCATATAGTCCTTTGTAACAGAATAACAGGCTACACAATTAGGGCCTATTCATATCATTGAGGAAAATTAAGGTCAACATCTATACTATGAAAAAAGTATACATATGGGTCTTACATTCTCATCGGCTAAGATGATTTGCATTGTTTCACCTTCTTGCTGTTTCCATGTGTGTAGCACCTTCACATGCACACCCATGTTTTCGAAGGCCTTATAATCGCAGCAAAATTCTTATTAGAAGCCATAgtgattttgtaaaatttgtgGTTTGTCTAAGAAACGATgaatacatatttatagtgaAGTTAAGGTGTTTAGGATTTTCGAAAAAGCTCCTAGCATATGCTGTATTTGTATCTACCCGGTTATTGAaagatctaaaatatattatatgtctaATATTAAGGAAACAGAATTGATGATGGCTGAAATTCAGTTACTTTTTTATAAGAGAATCTTGTGATATAATAAATATCTaattattaaatctaaaaatttgTTACATCTTATTGGTTGAATAAAAGAGagccaaatttttttttccgaaaaataAGGAATATCAATGGATGTGATTGGTTATAAAACTTGGCTAAATATGGTTGGTGGAATAAATGGCCGAATGGATTTTTGGAAAATAAGACAATGGCATTGAGACGTAAATAACTTAAAAAACCAAGGGTAGAATTATAGGAgtgattctattttaatagtatataagataaaacaattgaatttAGGAGGTATAGTTTAGTGTTAGCATCGGTTTATACCAATGACAatcctttgtaaatatttagaaaaagtgagaatttttatttgtactcttgttttaatagattagatagatAATGCATCATCATAAGGCAGGTTTTATGTGAACGGTTGAACAAAATTGAAACGTCTTAAACCGTACTGCCAATCAACCTAATAGGAGATCAAAACTAAGCTTAACCGGAAGTCTACCATTACGGTAGGGAACAAACAACATTCTTCCTACCAACAAGTGCGAGTGGATGAATCCCGCTACAGACCCTTTTGAGTCGCCACGTGTCCCAGGGGAGTGACACGTACACACAGCCACCTCCACTTTCTTTATATCTGTAGCATTTGATCACCGgaggttttaccaaaacaagaAAGTAATGGAGGTCCCAATAGGGTTTCTGGAGAAACTGTGGAGTTTTGTCTCTTTCcttcccttcttcttccttttgctGCTTCTTGGCCTCTTCAAGGGTATGTATTTTGACTCCTTCATCCTTACTTAGGTCCACTTTAGTTGCTACTCAAGATTTTGGTTATGTAGCAATAAGCTCTGAAACTTATGCAAAGTTTTCActcttgttttttatttattattgtctTCACAGCCCTGATTTGTGGTCCAATCTCATCTGCTATAATTTTGATTGGCAATTCCTCTGTGATCATTGGCCTTTGGCCGGCACATTTCATTTGGACCTACTACTGCTTGGCGAGGTTTTAAATTCTTGTATCAAATTCAAAAACCCATTTTGTTTCTCTGTGTTTCCACTAACTTTCTTGTGGTAAATACCCTAGAACCAAGAGAATCGGGCTGGTTTTGAAGACCTTGGCGTTGATATTTTTTCCACTGCCTTTGCTACTCTGGCCAGTTACTGGTATTGCAGGAAGTCTCCTAGGTGGAATCGCTTACGGTTTTTTCACTCCCCTTATGGCGACATTCGAGGCTGTAGGGGAGTCTATTACTAGCAAATCCTACCATTGTATTGTTGATGGTTCCTTGTCAACTATAAAAGGGAGTTGCACTGTGGTTACGGACTTCACTGACTTCTGTTTCCATTCTTATTTCTCCTACATGGATGAGTTGAGAGAAATGGTTTCCGCTGATGCTAAACCTTTAGAGATAAGGTGACAATCGCTttctttgtttgaaaacaaaatggttACATAACGTAATCTCATTTTTTTCCAGGTTGTCGCTGGTGCCGAGTTGTTTGCTTGCAGGTCTCATAGGTGTGGTGGTAGATGGTGTTTTGATAACAGTTGTTGCTCTTTATAAAAGTCCATATATGTTGCTCAAAGGATGGAAAAGGCTATTAGAAGACCTTGTTGGTAGGGAAGGCCCATTCTTGGAGACTGTCTGTGTTCCATTTGCAGGTCTTGCGATATGTCTGTGGCCACTAGCTGTCGTGGGAGCTGTTATAGCTTCGACCTTCTCCAGTTTCTTTCTAGGACTCTACAGTGGAGTCATCGTTCATCAGGTTTGCAACAGATACCGATTAAACTTTATTCATCTTGCATAGTTGGTTGGTTATTGggaaatcatttatttttagatctttctttgcttggattttttttaatcgaTTGCTAGGTCGACTCTATCCTTACAATCGTTCGAAAATCTTTTCAGGAGGACTCTTTCAGAATGGGGTGTAATTATATAATAGCTGCGGTATCACTGTTTGACGAATACGTAAATGATTTACTCTATATAAGAGAAGGAACTTGCCTCCCAAGGTACATAGTGTCTCATTTCTATGTTCAGTATTGGTTGATTGACCGTGTAGTATACAGCCAGGCCTTGCTATAGGACGAAAACAAACACTGTTCATGGGAAGAAAGTATTAGGAGAGAGGAAGAACGTTGATCTCAATAGCAGAATAAACGGCTCCCGGCTTGTTTCAGAACAGTCGAGGACACTGAAAAAAACGATCACACTATATAAACCAGTTCAGGTATATTAGCCCTTGGAAATTTTCATATATCCTCTTGACTTTACAAATATAAAACGAGCATCTTGTTTTTCGCTTTGAGGTATGGGAATGGTTGTTTAAGTCTTGTGAGGTGAATGGGAGGATCCTTATTCGAGATGGCTTGATAAATGTGAAAGATGTAGAGCAATGTCTTGTCAGGGGTAATTGTAAGAAGCTCTTTTTCCAACTACCCGCTTGGACCGTGTTACAATGTCTCCTTGCATCGGCTAAGTCTAACTCGTCCGGGTTGGTGATcagtaagtatatatatatgtatcctCGCAAAGATGATCTCTCATGCGCTAATTAtgattttgtgaaaaacttaTGGCAGCTGATGGTGTGGAGCTTACGGAACTAAACAGCCCAAAAGACAGAGTGTTTGTGTGGCTCGTTGGGCCTTTACTGATAATGAAGGAGCAGATAAAGAATCTGAAGCTGACTGAGGATGAAGAGTATTGTCTAAGGAAATTGGTAATGGTATACAAAAACGAAAGAACCGAAAACTGGGATAGCACCGGGTTCCCCTCGAGTGATTCAGTGAGGAAAGCACAATTACAGGCCATAATTAGAAGGTAAGTATCAATCATTAGATCAGTGCTCTCACACGGTGCCGTGCGAAGAGTTTTAGGGGCCTAAggcaagttttaaaaataaacttatttacaactgtgatgaaaacaattttctaatatgatgtatttttttcACCAAATACACGTCTAACACCGTAAAAGAATAAGTTATTACGTAAATATGCTATATTATGTCATATAGAAAAAATACGTGAATTCAGAAGGTGAATTAGTTAATTTTCGtagaaatgttttttatttaaataaatctaaACCAATAGACTCgaaattcttttaaattttggggCCCTGAAGAAAGACATATTAATCGGGGCCTCTGTTCTCACACCCACGCTTGATGCTAAgtggttttttttatattcttcttttttt
Protein-coding regions in this window:
- the LOC106400314 gene encoding uncharacterized membrane protein At3g27390 isoform X2; this encodes MEVPIGFLEKLWSFVSFLPFFFLLLLLGLFKALICGPISSAIILIGNSSVIIGLWPAHFIWTYYCLARTKRIGLVLKTLALIFFPLPLLLWPVTGIAGSLLGGIAYGFFTPLMATFEAVGESITSKSYHCIVDGSLSTIKGSCTVVTDFTDFCFHSYFSYMDELREMVSADAKPLEIRLSLVPSCLLAGLIGVVVDGVLITVVALYKSPYMLLKGWKRLLEDLVGREGPFLETVCVPFAGLAICLWPLAVVGAVIASTFSSFFLGLYSGVIVHQEDSFRMGCNYIIAAVSLFDEYVNDLLYIREGTCLPRPCYRTKTNTVHGKKVLGERKNVDLNSRINGSRLVSEQSRTLKKTITLYKPVQVWEWLFKSCEVNGRILIRDGLINVKDVEQCLVRGNCKKLFFQLPAWTVLQCLLASAKSNSSGLVITDGVELTELNSPKDRVFVWLVGPLLIMKEQIKNLKLTEDEEYCLRKLVMVYKNERTENWDSTGFPSSDSVRKAQLQAIIRREW
- the LOC106400314 gene encoding uncharacterized membrane protein At3g27390 isoform X1 codes for the protein MEVPIGFLEKLWSFVSFLPFFFLLLLLGLFKALICGPISSAIILIGNSSVIIGLWPAHFIWTYYCLARTKRIGLVLKTLALIFFPLPLLLWPVTGIAGSLLGGIAYGFFTPLMATFEAVGESITSKSYHCIVDGSLSTIKGSCTVVTDFTDFCFHSYFSYMDELREMVSADAKPLEIRLSLVPSCLLAGLIGVVVDGVLITVVALYKSPYMLLKGWKRLLEDLVGREGPFLETVCVPFAGLAICLWPLAVVGAVIASTFSSFFLGLYSGVIVHQEDSFRMGCNYIIAAVSLFDEYVNDLLYIREGTCLPRPCYRTKTNTVHGKKVLGERKNVDLNSRINGSRLVSEQSRTLKKTITLYKPVQVWEWLFKSCEVNGRILIRDGLINVKDVEQCLVRGNCKKLFFQLPAWTVLQCLLASAKSNSSGLVITDGVELTELNSPKDRVFVWLVGPLLIMKEQIKNLKLTEDEEYCLRKLVMVYKNERTENWDSTGFPSSDSVRKAQLQAIIRRLQGMVASMSRIPTFRRRFMNLVKVLYIEALEVGASENRAGGILITERDQTQKMDQSATTDMEVV